A genome region from Chloroflexia bacterium SDU3-3 includes the following:
- a CDS encoding DUF5110 domain-containing protein — MSGSFKQLGAVQSHRLEGSTLSLAFGGPVLAITTLTDQIMRVRLAPTGSFAPRRSWAVAAPDEEFPGAAAQVAHEGGVITLRTAALAAHVDTATGALRFTTADGRAFCADEVGAEWQDGGGQVRCAKQIAAGEHFYGFGERTGQLDKRGQLLSNWTTDQYRYGPCTDPLYIAIPTFMALRPGLAYGVFFNNTWRSSFDVGAARAGALQIWAEGGELDYYVVYGPRPEAVSQGLAQILGTMPLPPRWALGYHQSRWSYGSDAETRQLAEQFRSRQIPLDAIHLDIDYMRGYRDFTWNDEAFPDPAALVADLRRAGVRVVPIIDAGVKADPEYGVFIDGSERDMFLRRADGEVFHGYVWPDDSVFADFLRPEVRAWWGQQQRPLAELGIGGIWNDMNEPTVFDLPFSQGGGLPHTIDLDAPQGPAGEQTTHAEVHNLYGSNMAQASYQGMRMVSDERPFVLTRSGFAGVQRWSACWMGDNCSRWEHMEMTMPQLMNMGLSGVPFVGTDIGGFYDNATGELFARWMQLGALVPFARGHSTAGTARHEPWAFGPEVEAICREYLALRYRLMPYLYSLFWEASQRGTPVMRPLLYHFPDDTATYGIHDQFMLGPWLLAAPVYHADQRCRHVYLPEGTWHDWWTGEVTSGPAHILAQAPLERMPLYVRGGAIVASGPASLHAHEGPLAALTLDIYPGDGEWTHYDDDGISFAYERGECSTTRYRVGRTPQGLRFEAQPRQGSYRVPPRPLTLRFHGAAAQGGGYDAATQVLTVERRDDGQPFQLDIALA, encoded by the coding sequence ATGAGCGGTTCATTCAAACAACTTGGCGCGGTGCAGTCGCACCGCCTCGAAGGCAGCACGCTGAGCCTGGCATTTGGCGGGCCGGTGCTTGCGATCACCACGCTGACCGACCAGATCATGCGAGTGAGGCTGGCCCCCACAGGCAGCTTCGCGCCGCGCCGCTCGTGGGCGGTGGCCGCCCCCGACGAGGAGTTCCCCGGCGCAGCCGCCCAGGTGGCGCACGAGGGCGGGGTGATCACGCTGCGCACGGCGGCGCTGGCGGCCCATGTGGATACGGCCACGGGTGCGCTGCGCTTCACCACGGCGGATGGCCGCGCGTTCTGCGCCGACGAGGTCGGGGCCGAGTGGCAGGACGGCGGCGGCCAGGTGCGCTGCGCCAAGCAGATCGCGGCGGGCGAGCACTTCTACGGCTTCGGCGAGCGCACCGGCCAACTGGACAAGCGCGGCCAGCTGCTGAGCAACTGGACCACCGACCAGTACCGCTACGGCCCCTGCACCGACCCGCTGTATATCGCCATCCCCACCTTCATGGCGCTGCGGCCTGGCCTGGCCTACGGCGTATTCTTCAACAACACCTGGCGCAGCAGCTTCGACGTGGGCGCGGCCCGCGCGGGCGCGCTGCAGATCTGGGCCGAGGGCGGCGAGCTAGACTATTATGTCGTGTATGGCCCGCGCCCCGAGGCGGTATCGCAGGGCCTCGCGCAGATCTTGGGCACCATGCCGCTGCCGCCACGCTGGGCGCTGGGCTACCACCAGAGCCGCTGGAGCTACGGCAGCGACGCCGAGACCCGCCAGCTGGCCGAGCAGTTCCGCAGCCGCCAGATCCCGCTGGACGCCATCCACCTCGACATCGACTATATGCGCGGCTACCGCGACTTCACCTGGAACGACGAGGCCTTCCCCGACCCCGCCGCCCTGGTGGCCGACCTGCGGCGCGCGGGCGTGCGCGTGGTGCCGATCATCGACGCGGGCGTGAAGGCCGACCCCGAGTACGGCGTGTTTATCGACGGCAGCGAGCGCGACATGTTTCTGCGCCGCGCCGACGGCGAGGTGTTTCACGGCTACGTGTGGCCCGACGACTCGGTGTTCGCCGACTTCCTGCGGCCCGAGGTGCGCGCGTGGTGGGGCCAGCAGCAGCGCCCGCTGGCCGAGCTGGGCATCGGCGGCATCTGGAACGACATGAACGAGCCGACCGTGTTCGACCTGCCCTTCAGCCAGGGCGGCGGGCTGCCCCACACCATCGACCTGGATGCGCCCCAGGGGCCTGCGGGCGAGCAGACCACCCACGCCGAGGTGCACAACCTCTACGGCTCGAACATGGCCCAGGCATCCTACCAGGGCATGCGGATGGTGAGCGACGAGCGGCCCTTCGTGCTCACGCGCTCGGGCTTCGCGGGGGTGCAGCGCTGGAGCGCCTGCTGGATGGGCGACAACTGCTCGCGCTGGGAGCATATGGAGATGACCATGCCCCAGCTGATGAACATGGGGCTCTCGGGCGTGCCGTTCGTGGGCACCGATATCGGCGGCTTCTACGATAACGCCACCGGCGAGCTGTTCGCGCGCTGGATGCAGCTGGGCGCGCTGGTGCCGTTCGCGCGCGGGCACTCGACGGCGGGCACCGCACGCCACGAGCCGTGGGCCTTCGGGCCGGAGGTGGAGGCGATCTGCCGCGAGTACCTGGCCCTGCGCTACCGGCTGATGCCCTACCTCTACAGCCTGTTCTGGGAGGCATCGCAGCGCGGCACACCGGTGATGCGCCCGCTGCTCTACCACTTCCCCGACGACACCGCCACCTACGGCATCCACGACCAGTTCATGCTCGGCCCATGGCTGCTGGCCGCGCCGGTCTACCACGCCGACCAGCGCTGCCGCCACGTCTACCTGCCCGAGGGCACCTGGCACGACTGGTGGACCGGCGAGGTGACAAGCGGCCCGGCACACATCCTGGCCCAGGCCCCGCTGGAGCGCATGCCGCTGTATGTGCGCGGCGGCGCGATCGTGGCCAGCGGCCCGGCCAGCCTGCACGCGCATGAAGGCCCGCTGGCCGCGCTGACCCTAGACATCTACCCCGGCGATGGCGAGTGGACCCACTACGATGATGACGGCATCAGCTTCGCCTACGAGCGCGGCGAGTGCAGCACCACCCGCTACCGCGTGGGCCGCACCCCACAGGGCCTGCGCTTCGAGGCCCAGCCCCGCCAGGGCAGCTACCGCGTGCCGCCTCGCCCGCTGACCCTGCGCTTCCACGGCGCGGCGGCCCAGGGCGGCGGCTACGACGCGGCGACCCAGGTGCTGACGGTGGAGCGGCGCGACGACGGCCAGCCCTTCCAGCTCGACATCGCCCTTGCCTAG